Proteins encoded in a region of the Streptomyces sp. NBC_01471 genome:
- a CDS encoding phosphotransferase: MSATAIPPTNRLLHLPGAVVKIYREPWRAQTERAALQRLSEAGVRAPSVLAGGSLRGRHMLILRRLHGTAPGGGEEALRRVIPYLHRVHQITGPGFGRLFAPASATWGEYLRERLVSYHGALTRHGFHEAAATAEALTGAPLPEPDAPCLLHNDPEPGNFLFGPATTAGLDWELAIYGVPGLDYARAAHAFAVRPVRMSRLLTDRGIPHSEETLGTYRSVHLLGRLMSAVTATPPDPAAARRHAQDLTTKTT; the protein is encoded by the coding sequence ATGAGCGCCACAGCGATCCCCCCGACCAACCGACTTCTCCACCTGCCCGGCGCAGTGGTGAAGATCTACCGCGAACCGTGGCGCGCGCAGACCGAGAGAGCAGCTCTCCAGCGGCTGTCCGAAGCCGGTGTCCGAGCACCGTCCGTACTCGCGGGCGGTTCCCTCCGGGGCCGCCATATGCTGATCCTGCGACGTCTGCACGGCACGGCGCCAGGCGGTGGCGAGGAGGCGCTGCGGCGCGTCATCCCCTACCTGCACCGCGTCCACCAGATCACCGGTCCCGGCTTCGGCCGGCTCTTCGCCCCGGCGTCCGCAACCTGGGGTGAGTACCTACGCGAGCGGCTGGTCTCCTACCACGGCGCGCTCACCCGCCACGGCTTCCACGAAGCCGCAGCGACAGCCGAGGCACTGACGGGTGCGCCCCTGCCCGAGCCGGACGCACCCTGCCTCCTGCACAACGATCCGGAGCCCGGGAACTTCCTGTTCGGACCAGCCACTACCGCGGGCCTCGACTGGGAGCTCGCGATCTACGGGGTTCCGGGACTCGACTACGCGCGGGCCGCTCACGCATTCGCTGTCCGGCCGGTCCGGATGAGCCGACTCCTCACCGACCGCGGCATCCCGCACTCTGAGGAGACCTTGGGCACCTACCGCTCCGTGCACCTCCTCGGACGTCTCATGTCAGCAGTCACCGCAACCCCGCCCGACCCCGCTGCTGCCCGACGCCACGCACAAGACCTGACCACGAAAACCACCTGA
- a CDS encoding class I SAM-dependent methyltransferase gives MTRPGPAPTGTYWNDRATVAAFAELPAPPYLTELLAAPVPEAALALDAGCGAGRNLPALAAAGYRVLAIDRHPGMLEAARRHTGPRTAFVEADVTSLPLGDRRASLVVCHGVLHNLHHRDALARALRELYRVLLPGGTLSLNLFTAGHLDPCLTPLGDDRYTLPNGQHMTLLAPDDLLGFIHDSGLVPSGEAVQYLSPGDPGQRSVWRATLTRP, from the coding sequence GTGACCCGCCCGGGACCGGCCCCCACCGGCACCTACTGGAACGACCGCGCCACGGTCGCCGCTTTCGCCGAGCTGCCCGCACCGCCCTACCTGACGGAGCTGCTCGCCGCCCCGGTGCCCGAAGCCGCCCTCGCGCTCGACGCGGGGTGCGGCGCCGGCCGGAACCTGCCCGCCCTGGCCGCCGCGGGTTACCGGGTCCTCGCGATCGACCGGCACCCCGGCATGCTCGAAGCGGCCCGCCGCCACACCGGACCCCGGACCGCATTCGTCGAAGCCGACGTCACCAGCCTCCCGCTGGGCGACCGGCGCGCCTCCCTCGTCGTGTGCCACGGGGTCCTGCACAACCTCCACCACCGCGACGCTCTCGCCAGGGCGCTGCGCGAGCTGTACCGGGTCCTTCTCCCCGGCGGAACACTGTCGCTGAACCTCTTCACCGCCGGCCACCTCGACCCGTGCCTCACTCCGCTTGGTGACGACCGGTACACGCTGCCGAACGGACAGCACATGACGCTCCTTGCCCCCGATGACCTGCTCGGCTTCATCCATGACTCGGGACTTGTCCCGAGCGGGGAGGCCGTGCAGTACCTCAGCCCGGGAGACCCGGGGCAGCGCTCGGTATGGCGCGCCACTCTCACCCGGCCGTAG
- a CDS encoding monodechloroaminopyrrolnitrin synthase PrnB family protein, whose amino-acid sequence MTLTRDLDSTTAALDPLGADAVMRALPQANIAADTAWLRTRAEHLSRTAASIRDVAPARAALRDLGLITASLARHTGRPVPPPAVEAAMLHLGATADEVPRETVYSYATRNPRGPRRRSFTDTPGEHVFIDEVTAASHALDDAIRHCADLPAAANREEADALAASVHERLRDFAARLLTVKRTLTPQYFTGLLRPYYPPLDIAGTTYFAPGGAQMPLLVLDVMLLSQAATGNLAAWYEKYLTDNILYLPPHHRATVAEARRTPGLARLARRHPHLRPAVALLIDDLLRFRLPHRQLARDNMAVRDDGSLGSGGYTTSALDRLLDVTDSARALLSPGSPL is encoded by the coding sequence ATGACGCTCACCCGTGACCTCGACTCGACCACGGCCGCGCTCGACCCGCTCGGCGCCGACGCGGTGATGAGGGCCCTGCCCCAGGCCAACATCGCGGCCGACACCGCCTGGCTGCGTACCCGAGCCGAGCACCTCTCCCGTACCGCCGCCTCGATCCGTGACGTCGCCCCCGCCCGGGCGGCGTTACGGGACCTGGGCCTGATCACCGCCTCCCTCGCCCGCCACACCGGGCGCCCGGTCCCGCCGCCCGCCGTCGAAGCGGCCATGCTCCACCTGGGCGCCACGGCCGACGAGGTCCCCCGGGAGACGGTGTACTCCTACGCGACCCGCAACCCCCGTGGTCCCCGCAGGCGTTCCTTCACCGACACCCCGGGCGAGCACGTGTTCATCGACGAGGTCACCGCCGCCAGCCACGCCCTCGACGACGCAATCCGGCACTGCGCCGACCTGCCCGCTGCTGCCAACCGGGAGGAGGCCGATGCTCTCGCCGCGAGCGTCCACGAGCGGCTACGGGACTTCGCCGCCCGTCTGCTGACGGTCAAACGCACGCTGACACCGCAGTACTTCACCGGTCTTCTGCGTCCGTACTACCCGCCCCTGGATATCGCCGGGACCACGTACTTCGCGCCGGGCGGCGCCCAGATGCCGCTGCTCGTGCTCGACGTGATGCTTCTCAGCCAGGCGGCCACCGGCAACCTCGCCGCCTGGTACGAGAAGTACCTCACCGACAACATCCTCTATCTGCCGCCGCACCACCGCGCCACGGTCGCGGAGGCCCGCCGGACTCCGGGCCTGGCCCGCCTCGCCCGCCGCCACCCGCATCTGCGGCCGGCCGTCGCTCTGCTCATCGACGACCTGCTGCGGTTCCGCCTGCCCCACCGCCAGCTCGCCCGGGACAACATGGCCGTCCGTGATGACGGATCCCTCGGCAGCGGCGGCTACACCACCAGCGCCCTCGACCGTCTGCTCGACGTCACCGACAGCGCCCGCGCTCTTCTCAGCCCCGGGAGTCCCCTGTGA
- a CDS encoding NUDIX domain-containing protein translates to MTTNETATAVPAPAPVTGPGVQVVAALLRRGENIVLVQEQRDGQEIWSIPGGGVERGELLTEALVREVREETGLNLTAVGPLAYLVNTTTDRYPSTVVLTFDCAEWDGEIAVHDPDGKVTGAVLLPLDQARAVLSSSTATRPEIEPLLDYLDHLSAGRVWSYRDDLPIE, encoded by the coding sequence ATGACCACCAACGAAACCGCCACCGCCGTCCCGGCTCCCGCACCGGTCACCGGGCCCGGCGTCCAGGTCGTAGCCGCGCTGCTGCGCCGCGGCGAGAACATCGTCCTGGTCCAGGAACAGCGCGACGGCCAGGAGATCTGGTCCATCCCCGGCGGTGGCGTCGAGCGCGGCGAACTCCTCACCGAGGCCCTGGTCCGCGAAGTCAGGGAAGAGACGGGCCTGAACCTGACGGCGGTGGGCCCGCTGGCCTACCTGGTCAACACCACGACCGACCGCTACCCCTCCACCGTCGTGCTGACCTTCGACTGCGCCGAGTGGGACGGCGAGATTGCCGTGCACGACCCGGACGGCAAAGTCACCGGCGCGGTCCTGCTGCCGCTGGACCAGGCCAGGGCCGTCCTGTCGTCTTCCACCGCGACCCGGCCCGAGATCGAACCCCTGCTGGACTACCTCGACCACCTCAGCGCCGGCCGCGTGTGGTCCTACCGGGACGACCTGCCCATCGAATGA
- a CDS encoding phosphotransferase family protein, with protein MTTAILDRTALGRILPGSGTLSARPLPQGRFNTCWHVADADSAHAYLLKINNREGEAHLQQMAAAMRSARAGGVAVPEVLRVGSDPGLGPFLLQEWLDGHTFAEARQDRAIEADLWPRLGHQIALLHSIRPPRSLMATPASRARQLSDLIDALIRHRLIPTALAEAALQCGLLLAEQLGNLQCVNTHQDIHPDNILIRPGGTIALLDFDHATTAEYASDFVKPDRWCLPSADDRQRMLDAYWQQRGEVVDPLFEQRLAFHRLVITLSYFLYWHGRDPTQLPGCTAALRTELERT; from the coding sequence ATGACCACAGCCATCCTCGACCGCACGGCGCTGGGCCGCATCCTGCCCGGCTCAGGAACCCTCAGCGCCCGCCCGCTGCCCCAGGGCCGCTTCAACACCTGCTGGCACGTGGCCGATGCCGACTCCGCCCACGCCTACCTCCTCAAGATCAACAATCGAGAGGGCGAAGCACATCTGCAGCAGATGGCCGCGGCCATGCGGAGCGCGCGGGCGGGTGGGGTCGCGGTCCCGGAGGTCCTGCGCGTGGGATCCGACCCGGGCCTGGGCCCCTTCCTGCTCCAGGAATGGCTCGATGGCCATACCTTCGCCGAAGCCCGCCAAGACCGCGCCATCGAGGCCGACCTGTGGCCGCGGCTCGGACACCAGATCGCCCTGTTGCACTCCATCCGGCCGCCGCGTTCCCTCATGGCGACACCGGCCTCCCGCGCCCGGCAGCTCTCCGACCTCATCGACGCCCTCATCCGGCACCGCCTGATTCCCACCGCTCTCGCCGAGGCGGCCCTGCAATGCGGTCTGCTGCTGGCCGAACAGCTCGGCAACTTACAGTGCGTGAATACCCATCAGGACATCCACCCCGATAACATCCTCATCCGTCCCGGCGGCACGATCGCCCTGCTCGACTTCGACCATGCCACCACCGCGGAGTACGCCAGCGACTTCGTCAAACCCGACCGCTGGTGCCTGCCCTCCGCCGACGACCGGCAACGGATGCTGGACGCCTACTGGCAGCAACGCGGGGAAGTGGTCGACCCGTTGTTCGAGCAGCGCCTTGCCTTTCACCGCCTGGTCATCACCCTGTCGTACTTCCTGTACTGGCACGGCCGTGACCCCACCCAGCTCCCCGGGTGCACCGCGGCCCTGCGAACCGAACTGGAGCGAACATGA
- a CDS encoding aspartate aminotransferase family protein produces MGDLDIGWAVPTAFPETGWSRASIDEHLAQARGEIPAWDDPEQTRLGFAMAAPHPEAVRVLGDWSAVNTNNVGTHTRFGEGKAGTRRLEKEALAVLASLYQGGALDGHLTSGASEATLAALRIARNLLRADGHQVRVITSDLCHASVGKAAEILDLDLIRLPAGPAWTLNREQVRQAVQEAMADGITGIIVVATAGYYNSGFADPVDELAAELRDLAFQRPGHTRCFLHVDAAHGGFIFPFTAPELPFDFRSPGVHSMAVDPHKAGLMPYACGALLVRKGLLEHVTRIDPHTRIPDDTVLGSRPGATAAALWATLHTLGRTGYTALTTRCLERRDQLTAAVRAADPDALLVPAPHAPVVSAAFSHPGGRLPTELCDRYRLVPLSLPGPHGGGTRLFYHFYASGSLTDAQITAFTGHLADATAQARATAPDVRGSGSGRSITSEVVADTRTHTDCFRHFVVHPEGRRDPQVPGYSFHTFAHRRATGEQMQDLRWGQARAGGDLWVYAPDLKNPFVHELMGVRTDRYFLEVLDLHQQQLSLVGSIHATMLLSGSLRVLLNFEADGTFRSAEYKALGEHGADELQIFPDAITAKIGKDAAGFLRPHSDDYSFSIDTSAEISVHRTHGAAPPAVRMARHNADVLLPRRRHLRREQFRRFPNRFFDTELEIAVGQTWTGTAYLAELLAPTPIGTVLAARSATAGLCTVDGRVSDSGLHLALTALSEPRTDAVELAAPFDLGRQLQDAMPRLDVRDPEQLGMQQVIDFAEDVHEAFTRGGLPAGLVTTGVGR; encoded by the coding sequence ATGGGTGATCTGGATATCGGCTGGGCCGTGCCCACCGCGTTCCCCGAAACCGGCTGGAGCCGTGCGTCGATCGACGAGCACCTCGCGCAGGCCCGGGGCGAGATACCGGCCTGGGACGATCCCGAGCAGACCCGGCTCGGCTTCGCGATGGCCGCTCCGCATCCGGAGGCGGTCCGTGTCCTGGGCGACTGGTCGGCGGTCAACACGAACAACGTCGGCACCCACACCCGCTTCGGCGAGGGCAAGGCAGGCACCCGGCGGCTGGAGAAGGAAGCCCTGGCCGTCCTCGCCAGCCTCTATCAGGGCGGCGCCCTCGACGGACACCTGACCAGCGGCGCAAGCGAAGCGACCCTCGCCGCCCTGCGCATCGCCCGTAACCTGCTGCGTGCCGACGGCCACCAAGTCCGCGTGATCACCTCCGACCTGTGTCACGCCTCCGTCGGCAAGGCCGCCGAGATCCTCGACCTTGACCTGATACGCCTGCCTGCCGGACCGGCCTGGACCCTGAACCGGGAGCAGGTCCGCCAGGCCGTCCAGGAGGCGATGGCGGACGGGATCACCGGCATCATCGTGGTGGCCACCGCCGGCTACTACAACAGCGGCTTCGCCGATCCCGTCGACGAGCTCGCCGCCGAGCTGCGCGACCTCGCTTTCCAGCGCCCCGGACACACTCGCTGCTTCCTGCACGTCGACGCCGCGCACGGCGGCTTCATCTTCCCCTTCACCGCCCCAGAGCTGCCCTTCGACTTCCGCAGCCCCGGCGTGCACTCCATGGCCGTCGATCCCCACAAGGCCGGCCTCATGCCGTACGCGTGCGGGGCCCTGCTCGTACGCAAGGGACTGCTCGAACACGTCACCCGCATCGACCCACACACCCGAATCCCCGACGACACCGTCCTGGGCTCCCGCCCCGGCGCCACCGCGGCAGCCCTGTGGGCCACGCTGCACACGCTGGGCCGCACCGGCTACACCGCCCTCACCACCCGCTGCCTCGAACGCCGCGACCAGCTCACCGCCGCCGTACGGGCCGCCGACCCCGACGCCCTGCTGGTGCCCGCCCCGCACGCACCCGTCGTCTCCGCCGCCTTCAGCCACCCCGGCGGACGGCTGCCGACGGAGTTGTGCGACCGCTACCGGCTCGTCCCCCTCAGCCTCCCGGGCCCACACGGAGGCGGGACACGCCTCTTCTACCACTTCTACGCCTCCGGCTCCCTGACCGACGCCCAGATCACCGCGTTCACCGGGCACTTGGCCGATGCCACCGCCCAAGCCCGCGCGACGGCTCCCGACGTCCGCGGCAGCGGCAGCGGGCGGAGCATCACCTCCGAGGTCGTCGCGGACACCCGCACCCACACCGACTGCTTCCGTCACTTCGTCGTCCACCCCGAAGGACGGCGCGACCCACAGGTGCCCGGCTACTCCTTCCACACCTTCGCCCACCGCCGTGCTACCGGCGAGCAGATGCAGGACCTCCGCTGGGGACAGGCACGGGCCGGCGGCGACCTGTGGGTCTACGCCCCCGACCTGAAGAATCCCTTCGTCCACGAGCTGATGGGCGTACGCACCGACCGTTACTTCCTCGAAGTCCTCGACCTCCACCAGCAGCAGCTGTCCCTGGTCGGCTCCATCCACGCCACGATGCTGCTGTCTGGCTCCCTGCGGGTCCTGCTGAACTTCGAAGCGGACGGCACCTTCCGCTCGGCCGAGTACAAGGCCCTCGGTGAGCACGGAGCCGACGAGCTGCAGATCTTCCCCGACGCCATCACCGCCAAGATCGGCAAGGACGCGGCGGGTTTCCTCCGCCCCCACAGCGACGACTACTCCTTCTCCATCGACACCTCGGCCGAGATCAGCGTGCACCGCACGCACGGCGCCGCCCCGCCCGCCGTACGGATGGCCCGCCACAACGCTGATGTGCTGCTGCCGCGCCGCCGGCACCTTCGTCGCGAGCAGTTCCGGCGCTTCCCGAACCGGTTCTTCGACACCGAACTGGAGATCGCCGTTGGCCAGACCTGGACGGGCACCGCCTACCTGGCCGAGCTCCTCGCCCCCACCCCCATCGGCACGGTACTGGCGGCCCGCTCCGCGACCGCGGGACTGTGTACCGTGGACGGCCGGGTCAGCGACAGCGGCCTGCACCTGGCGCTCACCGCGCTGTCCGAGCCCAGAACCGATGCCGTCGAACTCGCCGCGCCCTTCGATCTCGGCCGCCAGCTGCAGGACGCCATGCCCCGCCTGGACGTTCGCGACCCGGAGCAACTCGGCATGCAGCAGGTCATCGACTTCGCCGAGGACGTCCACGAGGCATTCACGCGCGGCGGACTGCCCGCCGGCCTCGTCACGACGGGAGTCGGCCGATGA
- a CDS encoding glycosyltransferase produces MIRASRLLAAAYTARALYMTASLALSYRSMRVEADRPEEELPEETPGLTVIIPALREQAVMPRSLEHFAALAARWPTLRVLVVTAAREASETPSGTSTTEDVCRRLADQHNTTLGREVFTVVSYPGGGRRASQLNYAVAALDDLFPPADDYVAVFDADAVPDARLASQFARAAHGRPAMIQQPMLPAFPGSSSGRRSAVMSGQDLAAFRRTLGIEYRRIQVARWCGPGRRPRLLAALARPMVYGVGSGLIVRRDKIEDIGYFQEPHDDLAVGHRLSMAGEPIAVLPSVNIVEPYQSVQAMARAFSSVAFANAATRHDYRFAAAHPTRLSATGQRLLAARALADGAAWALGPAVMGAAAAHLVVKRRFKPVVAAAVAAGLIEPVVAYRLRGRVLDDFRASGPDGGTWRQPAPAAAIATYMLQPAVSALGPWLLGVRASAARLTGRDLRFTKTEHLGEIAPDTRGGTVHG; encoded by the coding sequence GTGATTCGTGCCAGCCGGCTGCTCGCCGCCGCCTACACCGCCCGCGCCCTCTATATGACGGCCTCCCTGGCCCTGTCCTACCGGTCTATGCGCGTCGAGGCCGACCGTCCCGAGGAGGAACTCCCCGAGGAGACGCCGGGCTTGACGGTGATCATTCCTGCGCTGCGGGAGCAGGCGGTGATGCCCCGCTCGCTTGAGCATTTCGCCGCGCTCGCCGCCCGGTGGCCCACGTTGCGCGTCCTGGTCGTCACCGCGGCACGCGAGGCCAGCGAAACCCCCAGCGGGACGTCGACGACGGAGGACGTCTGCCGGCGCCTCGCCGACCAGCACAACACCACCCTGGGCAGGGAGGTCTTCACCGTCGTGTCCTACCCGGGAGGGGGCCGTCGGGCATCCCAGCTCAACTACGCCGTAGCGGCGCTGGACGACCTGTTTCCGCCCGCGGACGACTACGTTGCGGTGTTCGACGCCGACGCGGTCCCCGATGCCCGCCTCGCCTCCCAGTTCGCCCGCGCCGCCCATGGTCGGCCCGCGATGATCCAGCAGCCGATGCTGCCCGCCTTCCCCGGCAGTAGCAGCGGGCGGCGCTCGGCGGTGATGTCCGGCCAGGATCTTGCCGCGTTCCGCCGAACCCTGGGCATCGAGTACCGCCGTATCCAGGTGGCCCGCTGGTGTGGTCCGGGCCGGCGCCCGCGGCTGCTGGCCGCGCTCGCGCGCCCGATGGTCTACGGGGTGGGCTCCGGGCTCATCGTGCGCCGCGACAAGATCGAGGACATCGGGTACTTCCAGGAACCGCACGACGACCTCGCCGTCGGTCACCGCCTGAGCATGGCCGGCGAGCCGATCGCGGTCCTGCCCTCGGTCAACATCGTCGAGCCCTACCAGAGTGTGCAGGCCATGGCGCGCGCGTTCAGCAGCGTGGCCTTCGCGAACGCCGCGACCCGCCACGACTACCGCTTCGCCGCCGCGCACCCCACCCGGCTCTCCGCTACCGGGCAGCGGTTGCTGGCGGCCCGCGCCCTGGCCGATGGGGCGGCCTGGGCGCTGGGACCGGCGGTGATGGGGGCCGCCGCCGCCCACTTGGTGGTGAAACGGCGGTTCAAACCGGTGGTGGCCGCCGCTGTGGCAGCGGGCCTGATCGAGCCGGTCGTGGCCTACCGGCTGCGCGGACGTGTCCTCGATGACTTCCGAGCCAGCGGCCCTGACGGCGGCACCTGGCGGCAGCCGGCACCGGCTGCGGCCATCGCCACCTACATGCTGCAGCCCGCAGTGAGCGCGCTGGGTCCATGGCTGCTGGGAGTGCGCGCCAGTGCCGCCCGGCTCACCGGACGGGACCTGAGGTTCACCAAGACCGAGCACCTGGGCGAGATCGCCCCCGACACCCGAGGAGGCACCGTTCATGGGTGA